A genomic window from Hippocampus zosterae strain Florida chromosome 13, ASM2543408v3, whole genome shotgun sequence includes:
- the mgarpb gene encoding fibrous sheath CABYR-binding protein isoform X1, which produces MFSIRICQRLGPVAQRVFTSTFRKAPVRHMAFGVPGGSTNMTYFVVCGGGLTAAVVYAYKTVLGDSERYEDRLANMGSTAKAEASSAEPVNAAAEPAPVDEPEAPVEVITESVAAPAEPVADSADEPVVESATPEEDVAVVSEVIATEDEAMPSAVEDDPPVVAEAVPTPAEVTEEPLAEAPANAEPVPDLLTAVKILSGSTVEIAAASVGESSLVRAARQIEDDGKRLDSVLEVIQTEALEGTIDLAAEEASLETVVVTNEEDPAEVLSCDEEAVAEVKVSAEETTEEALSPATEEEEEVPSEKAATLDPTEDNAGGVDAEDQNPDPVENSTLEEASPEEAAPSVEASVTAEAPVDEELPTTETFGEDAAEAEAPEEETAAASEEEEGTTQPPEAENGSETEALSATEPESNCHDDSLAQLTMPTADQLSEILEDAGDETNESSKAASPEETPSPEAVVVMMSQS; this is translated from the exons ATGTTCAGTATACGTATTTGCCAGAGACTCGGCCCGGTAGCTCAGAGGGTCTTCACATCGACATTTAGAAAAG CGCCGGTGCGGCACATGGCTTTCGGGGTTCCTGGTGGTTCCACAAACATGACATACTTTGTTGTGTGCGGAGGAGGCCTCACTGCTGCAGTTGTCTAT GCCTACAAGACGGTCCTTGGTGATAGTGAGCGCTATGAGGACAGACTGGCCAACATGGGCTCCACAGCAAAAG CTGAAGCTTCATCAGCTGAGCCAGTGAACGCGGCTGCTGAACCCGCCCCAGTCGACGAGCCCGAGGCGCCTGTTGAAGTGATCACGGAGTCTGTCGCTGCACCTGCAGAGCCCGTGGCGGACAGCGCGGACGAGCCTGTTGTTGAGAGCGCAACACCTGAAGAAGATGTCGCCGTGGTCTCCGAGGTCATTGCCACTGAGGATGAAGCTATGCCAAGTGCTGTGGAAGATGATCCACCGGTAGTGGCTGAAGCTGTTCCTACTCCTGCGGAGGTCACGGAGGAGCCCCTGGCAGAGGCGCCTGCGAATGCTG AGCCTGTGCCAGATCTTCTTACAGCTGTCAAAATACTGTCCGGTTCCACAGTTGAAATTGCAGCAGCTTCTGTTGGAGAGTCCAGTTTGGTGAGAGCTGCCCGTCAAATAGAAGACGATGGAAAGCGTTTGGACTCTGTGTTGGAAGTGATACAAACTGAAGCCCTGGAGGGAACCATCGATCTTGCTGCTGAAGAAGCTTCACTTGAAACAGTTGTCGTCACGAATGAAGAGGACCCCGCAGAGGTGCTCAGTTGTGATGAAGAGGCTGTCGCAGAAGTGAAAGTGTCTGCAGAAGAGACAACAGAGGAAGCCCTGTCTCCAGCTaccgaagaagaggaggaagttcCTTCTGAGAAAGCTGCAACTTTGGATCCCACCGAAGACAATGCAGGAGGGGTGGATGCTGAAGATCAGAATCCAGATCCAGTGGAGAACAGCACACTTGAAGAAGCCTCACCCGAAGAAGCTGCACCATCTGTGGAGGCAAGTGTCACTGCTGAAGCTCCAGTGGATGAAGAGCTGCCTACAACTGAGACATTTGGAGAGGATGCTGCTGAAGCTGAAGCTCCAGAAGAGGAGACGGCCGCTGcctcagaagaagaagaaggtacCACTCAGCCTCCAGAAGCTGAGAATGGGTCAGAAACGGAGGCGCTCTCAGCGACTGAACCAGAGTCCAACTGCCACGACGATTCTCTGGCACAGCTGACGATGCCCACTGCTGATCAGCTATCCGAAATCCTTGAGGACGCTGGAGATGAGACGAATGAAAGCAGCAAAGCAGCATCACCTGAAGAAACACCAA GTCCAGAGGcagtggtggtgatgatgagcCAGTCATGA
- the mgarpb gene encoding fibrous sheath CABYR-binding protein isoform X2: MFSIRICQRLGPVAQRVFTSTFRKAPVRHMAFGVPGGSTNMTYFVVCGGGLTAAVVYAYKTVLGDSERYEDRLANMGSTAKAEASSAEPVNAAAEPAPVDEPEAPVEVITESVAAPAEPVADSADEPVVESATPEEDVAVVSEVIATEDEAMPSAVEDDPPVVAEAVPTPAEVTEEPLAEAPANAVEIAAASVGESSLVRAARQIEDDGKRLDSVLEVIQTEALEGTIDLAAEEASLETVVVTNEEDPAEVLSCDEEAVAEVKVSAEETTEEALSPATEEEEEVPSEKAATLDPTEDNAGGVDAEDQNPDPVENSTLEEASPEEAAPSVEASVTAEAPVDEELPTTETFGEDAAEAEAPEEETAAASEEEEGTTQPPEAENGSETEALSATEPESNCHDDSLAQLTMPTADQLSEILEDAGDETNESSKAASPEETPSPEAVVVMMSQS; encoded by the exons ATGTTCAGTATACGTATTTGCCAGAGACTCGGCCCGGTAGCTCAGAGGGTCTTCACATCGACATTTAGAAAAG CGCCGGTGCGGCACATGGCTTTCGGGGTTCCTGGTGGTTCCACAAACATGACATACTTTGTTGTGTGCGGAGGAGGCCTCACTGCTGCAGTTGTCTAT GCCTACAAGACGGTCCTTGGTGATAGTGAGCGCTATGAGGACAGACTGGCCAACATGGGCTCCACAGCAAAAG CTGAAGCTTCATCAGCTGAGCCAGTGAACGCGGCTGCTGAACCCGCCCCAGTCGACGAGCCCGAGGCGCCTGTTGAAGTGATCACGGAGTCTGTCGCTGCACCTGCAGAGCCCGTGGCGGACAGCGCGGACGAGCCTGTTGTTGAGAGCGCAACACCTGAAGAAGATGTCGCCGTGGTCTCCGAGGTCATTGCCACTGAGGATGAAGCTATGCCAAGTGCTGTGGAAGATGATCCACCGGTAGTGGCTGAAGCTGTTCCTACTCCTGCGGAGGTCACGGAGGAGCCCCTGGCAGAGGCGCCTGCGAATGCTG TTGAAATTGCAGCAGCTTCTGTTGGAGAGTCCAGTTTGGTGAGAGCTGCCCGTCAAATAGAAGACGATGGAAAGCGTTTGGACTCTGTGTTGGAAGTGATACAAACTGAAGCCCTGGAGGGAACCATCGATCTTGCTGCTGAAGAAGCTTCACTTGAAACAGTTGTCGTCACGAATGAAGAGGACCCCGCAGAGGTGCTCAGTTGTGATGAAGAGGCTGTCGCAGAAGTGAAAGTGTCTGCAGAAGAGACAACAGAGGAAGCCCTGTCTCCAGCTaccgaagaagaggaggaagttcCTTCTGAGAAAGCTGCAACTTTGGATCCCACCGAAGACAATGCAGGAGGGGTGGATGCTGAAGATCAGAATCCAGATCCAGTGGAGAACAGCACACTTGAAGAAGCCTCACCCGAAGAAGCTGCACCATCTGTGGAGGCAAGTGTCACTGCTGAAGCTCCAGTGGATGAAGAGCTGCCTACAACTGAGACATTTGGAGAGGATGCTGCTGAAGCTGAAGCTCCAGAAGAGGAGACGGCCGCTGcctcagaagaagaagaaggtacCACTCAGCCTCCAGAAGCTGAGAATGGGTCAGAAACGGAGGCGCTCTCAGCGACTGAACCAGAGTCCAACTGCCACGACGATTCTCTGGCACAGCTGACGATGCCCACTGCTGATCAGCTATCCGAAATCCTTGAGGACGCTGGAGATGAGACGAATGAAAGCAGCAAAGCAGCATCACCTGAAGAAACACCAA GTCCAGAGGcagtggtggtgatgatgagcCAGTCATGA
- the anapc11 gene encoding anaphase-promoting complex subunit 11, which yields MKVKIKKWNGVASWLWVANDENCGICRLAFNGCCPDCKVPGDDCPLVWGQCSHCFHMHCILKWLNSQQVQQQCPMCRQEWKFKE from the exons ATGAAGGTCAAGATCAAGAAGTGGAACGGAGTGGCGTCGTGGTTGTGGGTAGCCAATGATGAGAACTGTGGGATATGCAGGCTTGCTTTCAATGGTTGCTGCCCGGACT GTAAGGTGCCTGGAGATGACTGCCCACTGGTCTGGGGCCAATGCTCCCACTGTTTCCACATGCACTGCATCTTGAAGTGGCTCAACTCCCAGCAGGTCCAGCAGCAGTGCCCCATGTGTCGACAGGAGTGGAAGTTTAAAGAATGA
- the ppp1r27b gene encoding protein phosphatase 1 regulatory subunit 27b, which translates to MKYYQFPTTQTVSLRGYAQEKHKSSASQKPIRTVHFPNDIVFQDFVRHGELERIGRFIRARRVTLDTIYPSGMAAIHEAVLSGNLECVKLLVHFGASIHQRDEEGWTPLHMACSDGFPHIARYLLSLGADSNLENNCGEKPCDLIDPENKELLDLFGFVDND; encoded by the exons ATGAAGTATTACCAGTTCCCCACGACTCAGACCGTATCACTTCGGGGTTATGCCCAGGAGAAGCACAAGAGCTCCGCGTCTCAAAAGCCCATCCGAACCGTGCATTTCCCCAATGACATCGTTTTCCAGGACTTTGTTCGGCATGGTGAGCTGGAGAGGATTGGACGCTTCATCCGGGCCAGAAGGGTCACGCTGGACACCATCTACCCCTCTG GCATGGCTGCCATCCACGAAGCTGTGCTGTCTGGAAACCTGGAATGCGTGAAATTGTTGGTCCACTTTGGGGCAAGCATCCACCAGAGGGACGAAGAAGGGTGGACCCCGCTGCACATGGCCTGCAGCGACGGTTTCCCTCACATTGCACG CTATCTTCTCTCACTGGGCGCCGATTCAAATCTGGAAAACAACTGTGGCGAGAAGCCGTGTGATCTCATCGACCCGGAGAACAAGGAACTGCTGGACCTGTTTGGTTTCGTCGACAATGACTGA